The nucleotide window GTTAAGCTTGGGATACTACCAATTTCAGGCCCAGGAGACTGGAGACACTTGATCTTACCCTCCCTAACTCTAGGATTACCTCAGGTTGCAGTTATAGCAAGATTGACCAGGGCTAACATGCTCGACGTTCTCGAAAAGGATTACATCATGACGGCGAGGGCTAAGGGGCTTCCTGAGAGGATGGTCGTTTACAAGCATGCACTAAGGAATGCACTCATCCCTCTAGTAACGTACATGTTCCTCCAGATCCCATGGCTCTTTGGAGGAGCCGTTGTCACTGAAACAGTGTTTGGATGGCCTGGCATGGGGAATTTACTTGTCATGGCGATCTTCCAAAGAGACTATCCAGTGGTTCAGGCAATAGTCCTAATAATTGGAGTCCTCACGGTCATCGCAAACTTCCTCGCGGATATAACTTACACTATAATCGATCCTAGGGTTAGAATCATGGGAGGGGAGTAAAATGAGAAGAAAAGTAAAAAAAGGAGAAAGCATGTGGCATTTAACTTGGCTAAGATTCAAAAAGAACAAATTAGGAATGATAGGGCTTGGGATAATAATATTTTGGGTTCTCGTTGCGATATTTGCCCCTTTTATAGCTCCATACTCACCAGTTGAACAACACCTAGAAGATAGGCTAAAACCTCCATGCGAGAAATATTGGTTCGGAACTGATGAATTCGGCAGGGATATATTCTCGAGAATAGTCTACGGCTCAAGAATTGCGCTGGTTGTTGGAATAATAGTTGCTTTAATTTCAGCAGCTATTGGAGTAACACTCGGCTTAATCTCTGGATACTTTGGAGGAAAAGTAGACGAGATCATAATGAGAGCTGTGGACATAGTTTGGGCATTTCCCGCCTTAATCCTTGCATTGGCAATAGTGGCAATACTTGGACCTGGACTGATAAATGCAATGATAGCAATCGCTCTAGTTGGATGGGCGTCCTATGCCAGAGTTGTTAGGGCCGAAACATTGTCCGTCAAAGAGGAACTCTTCATAGAGGCTGCAAGGGCAATCGGAGAGAGCGATCTAAGGATACTCTTCTCCTACATTCTACCCAACGTCATGTCCTCAATCCTAGTTCTTATAACTTACAACATCCCCTCCGCAATAATAACGGCATCCTCATTAAGCTTCCTAGGTCTCGGAGCTCAACCTCCAAGTCCAGATTGGGGCTTAATGCTTTCGAGTGCAAGAGTATATGTGACTAGAGCTCCCTGGTACTCAATATTTCCAGGATTGGCAATAATGACATTAGTATTAGGTTTCAACTTCGTTGGAGACGGGTTAAGAGATGCAATACAACCCGAGAAGGTGAGTTGAAGTGAGTGGGGAACCACTTGTTAAGATTGAGAACCTTTACATTGACTTCATTACCGATAGGGGAGTAGTCAAGGCGATAGACGGGGTTTCTTTTGACATAAGGAAAGGAGAAATCCTTGCCCTGATAGGAGAAACTGGCTGTGGAAAAAGCGTAACGGCAAAGGCAATTATGAGACTACTTCCAAGGAATGCAATAGTAAAGGGAAAAATTATATACAAGGGTAGGAACCTACTTGAACTTCCGGAAAGAGAGATGAGGAAGATAAGGGGAAAAGAGATAGCAATGATTTTCCAAGATCCTCTAACTTCCTTAAATCCAGTCTTTACGATAGAAGATCAGATGGGAGAGATGTTTAAGGTACATAAACTACCCGTCGTTGGAAGTATATTGGATGAGATAGTAAAACTCCTAAAGATGGTTAAAATTCCAGATCCAGAAAAGAGGGTGAAATCTTATCCATTTGAGCTTAGCGGTGGAATGAGACAGAGGGTAATGATAGCAATGATGCTATCCGCGAAGCCAAGCCTCCTAATAGCAGATGAACCCACAACTGCACTAGATGTTACGATTCAAGCCCAAATAATGAACTTAATGTTAGAATTGAGGGAAAAATTTGAAACATCAATCCTACTAATTACCCACAATCCAGGGGTTGTCGCTGAAATGGCGGATAGGGTTGTTGTAATGTACGCGGGTCAGGTAGTTGAGATAGCTCCAGTTGAGGAAATATTTGACAATCCTCTTCACCCTTACACTCAGGGTCTTCTAAGGGCATTGCCAAGAGGGCACAAAACGGAAAGAGAGTTAGAGAACATACCAGGAAGGGTTCCGAACCTCTTAAATCCTCCAAAGGGATGCAGATTCCACCCGAGATGTAAAAAGGCAAAAGAAATGTGCAGCAAAGAGAAGCCCAAACTGATAGAGGTTGAGAAGGAACATTACGTTGCATGCCACCTTTACGGAGGTAGATGAAAATGAAGGACTTCATCGTAACCGAAAACTTGAAAAAATATTTCCCAGTACGAGGGGGACTTTTCAAACAAAAGAACCTTTACGTTCATGCCGTTGATGGTATAAGCATAAACATAAGAAAGGGGGAAACATTTGGACTAGCAGGAGAGAGCGGTTGTGGGAAGAGCACCTTTGGAAGGTTACTCCTCAGATTGATAGAACCAACTGAGGGGAGCATATATTTTGATGGAATAGACATAACGAAGCTGGATAAGGATGAAATGCGTAAACTTAGAAGGAGAATGGGCATCGTCTTCCAGGATCCAAAGTCATCTTTGAATCCTAGAATGACGATTTACGATACCCTTAAGAGGCCACTTGAAATCCATAGATTGGCTGAAAGTGAAGAAGAAAAATATGATAAAATAGTGGAGATACTTGAGGCCGTTGGACTTGGAGAGGAGCATCTAAGTAGGTATCCGCATGAGCTAAGTGGAGGGCAGTTACAGAGGGTTAGTATAGCAAGGGCCATAATAACAAACCCAGATTTCGTTGTATTGGATGAGCCGACATCAGCTCTGGATATCTCGGTTCAGGCCCAGATACTAAATCTCCTGGTAAACCTTCAGAGGAAATTTAATCTAACGTACCTCTTCATTTCTCACGACATCTCAGTTCTCCAGTATATGAGTGATAGGATAGGGATAATGTACCTAGGAAAGGTAGTCGAAATACTCAGCATAGATGATTTTAGGAAAGGGGAGATATACCACCCATATACAGCCTATCTTCTTCTCTCAACTCCAGCGTTGCATCCAAGTAAAAGGACATCTAGGAAAGTCATCTTAACAGGGGAAGTTCCAAGCCCGATAAATGTTCCTCCTGGATGTAGATTCCATGTTAGGTGCCCATTTGTTACTCAAAAATGCAAGGACGAAGAACCTCCGCTTGTGGAGATAAAAAAAGATCACTATGTTGCGTGTCACTATCCAGATAAGACGAGAGAAGAGCTTGGTCCTCTTGTTAGGGAGAAACTTAAAATGTATTCACTTTAAACCTAATTTTATTTTTTATCAATTTATTTTGGCCTGTCGACTTTCAATTCTTTTTTAGTCTTAGTGGAAGCGGTTGGTGCACTCGCCGTTGCGAGCTCATTCGTCCTCGCTTTCAATTCTATTCTAGTCTTATTGGAACGCTCTGAAGAACAGTGTTCAGAACCTCGCGCTTTTGCCTTTCAATTCTATTTTTAGTCTTATTGGAACATTCGGAAGCACATACCCAAACTACACTATAACACTCTTTCAATTCTATTTTAGTCTTATTGGAACTCCAGTAGGGCCGGAATAGCCGTCTATGGCTTCAGAACCGCTTTCAATTCTATTTTAGTCTTATTGGAACTTTTCCTGATCGGTTTCTTCCAATGAGGCTTAAACTCCTTTCAATTCTATTTTAGTCTTATTGGAACCCTAAGTTTATTCTCCATGTTCTATACGAGCATGCAGCTTTCAATTCTATTTTAGTCTTATTGGAACGGGTTAGAAAAGCGAAAAATCCCTCGACTCAGGGCCGCTTTCAATTCTATTTTAGTCTTATTGGAACCCGGTTACCGATCC belongs to Pyrococcus abyssi GE5 and includes:
- the nikC gene encoding nickel transporter permease, with protein sequence MRRKVKKGESMWHLTWLRFKKNKLGMIGLGIIIFWVLVAIFAPFIAPYSPVEQHLEDRLKPPCEKYWFGTDEFGRDIFSRIVYGSRIALVVGIIVALISAAIGVTLGLISGYFGGKVDEIIMRAVDIVWAFPALILALAIVAILGPGLINAMIAIALVGWASYARVVRAETLSVKEELFIEAARAIGESDLRILFSYILPNVMSSILVLITYNIPSAIITASSLSFLGLGAQPPSPDWGLMLSSARVYVTRAPWYSIFPGLAIMTLVLGFNFVGDGLRDAIQPEKVS
- a CDS encoding ABC transporter ATP-binding protein, producing MSGEPLVKIENLYIDFITDRGVVKAIDGVSFDIRKGEILALIGETGCGKSVTAKAIMRLLPRNAIVKGKIIYKGRNLLELPEREMRKIRGKEIAMIFQDPLTSLNPVFTIEDQMGEMFKVHKLPVVGSILDEIVKLLKMVKIPDPEKRVKSYPFELSGGMRQRVMIAMMLSAKPSLLIADEPTTALDVTIQAQIMNLMLELREKFETSILLITHNPGVVAEMADRVVVMYAGQVVEIAPVEEIFDNPLHPYTQGLLRALPRGHKTERELENIPGRVPNLLNPPKGCRFHPRCKKAKEMCSKEKPKLIEVEKEHYVACHLYGGR
- a CDS encoding ABC transporter ATP-binding protein, whose translation is MKDFIVTENLKKYFPVRGGLFKQKNLYVHAVDGISINIRKGETFGLAGESGCGKSTFGRLLLRLIEPTEGSIYFDGIDITKLDKDEMRKLRRRMGIVFQDPKSSLNPRMTIYDTLKRPLEIHRLAESEEEKYDKIVEILEAVGLGEEHLSRYPHELSGGQLQRVSIARAIITNPDFVVLDEPTSALDISVQAQILNLLVNLQRKFNLTYLFISHDISVLQYMSDRIGIMYLGKVVEILSIDDFRKGEIYHPYTAYLLLSTPALHPSKRTSRKVILTGEVPSPINVPPGCRFHVRCPFVTQKCKDEEPPLVEIKKDHYVACHYPDKTREELGPLVREKLKMYSL